The genomic stretch TAACGTGGAGTAAGAGGATGGCGTAACCCACCCCCTTGCTGTGTGCTTTGACATGGGCGACAGAGACACCAGACGCTCTAGGTTCCTTGATTAGTTTTGCTTGGATGTGGTTTGTTTTGGAAGATAAGGTCAGATGGATAGCGTAGATTTTATAAGAGGTTGTTATTTTCGTCCAAGAGGATCACATCGCTTCAAGTTTAATTGAGTAAGAGCTTATTGCCTCGATTGAACAGACCGAGTCAAAAAAGCATctgggaagaagaaagaagataaaaagagcTAAGACCAGAGAGAAATAACTTAAATCCTTGCAATTCAATCCATCCTTGCAATTCAAACCTTTGCATGTGTTTTacgtttttttaatgtgattttaaaaaaattaaaattaaaattttattttttatgtttttatattattttaatctactaatataaaaaataatttttaaaaaataaaaaataatatattttaaaataaaaacactttaaaaaataatcacttcaACAATCCcacatataatatttaaaactattattttccAGTGGTTGGAAAAATTATGGTCTAGAAtacttttattggttttttaaagtatttttaattgctCTGGAATagtctattatttattaattgaaatatgtTCTAGAACCATCAAGAATTTCAGAATTTCAGAGAACATTGAACctgattctaaaaaaaacagtttaattagttagattttaaatttattttttaaaattattaatttaaatattataaattttagaattattaaaaatttatttaatcattaatttttaaattttaaagaattaattaagatttgtaTAAACGGATGAGAAAccacatttaaaagaaaaaaaagaaaaaaaaagacagaacaTTGAAATTAATACTGTAACGAATCTGGGTATGTTTCATAATCACACACTCAATTTGTCGGCTCCATAACGGGGCAGATAGACGAAGGGGGAAGAAACAAACATGCGCATTCAAGGCGCGGCAGGACGCCACCAGGTTGCCTTCAAGGCGCCAAACGTTTTCAACGGCGTGCAATGAATGACTCTGAGCCAGCCAACTTCTATTAGGCTAGGCTTACTGAGAGTACGGACCCAAAATATAAACGCACGCGGACCACCTCCTTGCGCTTTGGTAGGGACCCCCTAGCTACTCTCTCCCTCTTATCATTATCGAgtctttatttttgtgttacaatttattttttatttaataatttttaaatattttaaaatatttttaattaaaaattaattttaaaaaaaattgcatataaaaataaaacacactaatccaaaaaaatatctaattgatatttttatatattttttatatgttatattaaaaatataaatataaaaaatatattattttttatttaaaaatacttgtacAAAATCCCCGTGACATTTTCTGACTTAATTCAAGTCCCTAGCAAACTTGTTATGTCGATAGTGTTTTACTAAACTAGATCatgttaaaagattattttcatGTGGAGatttaagtctttttttatttttttaaattaatatatttttgatattttcaaattattttaatatgctaatatcaaaaatatctttttaaaaatattattttaatatattttaaaataaataatacttttaaaaataactctaaTTCCACTCTTAAAAACCACTACCACATAGTGACATTTATGaggaattattaattaattgtaaacATATagcataaattatgaaaatttgatCAGAAgtactagagaaaataaagtataaaaataattcttaaaacgTACCTAGAAGCAGCAGCTATCAAACATTTGCTTTTtacgatgttttttttttaatatattaaaataatatatatattttttatttttttaaatttatttttaatattaatacataaaaaaaatataatttaaaaaacaccttgCACTGCAATAACCCGGAAAGGGCCCTCCCATGTcccatcaatattatcattcaTTCTGgcattaaataaatgaataagttcctataattacaaaaaaggaCCTCTTTTATTGCCCCTCACGGTCACGCATTATCCAACCATCTTTCctaccttctctctctctctctctgctttcCCTTCGCTTCACATCACTGGAATTCAACGCCTTGTAGAATTGAATCAACAAAAAATCCGTGAAATTTATCCCAACTTCCCTCACTATTTATCGATCTGAACTCTAAACATCTTCTAACTTCCCGagattcctcttttttttttttttttttcccttcaaaattCCAGGGTTTCCGTTAAAAGATCTAGCGTCCTCAAAATCCACACCCAATTCCTCCAATTTTACGACTTTGCCATCTGACATGtttaatttaagctttttaactTCAGAATTTGGCAGCAGAGAGTGTGATTAGTTGTGGGTTAGTGAGTGGCTCAGTTTCTGTTTGGAATTGTAATGGCTGCTTTGCAGCGAGTAGCGTCGAGCTTGGGCACAAGCGCAAGCACTTATGGATCGTGTAAAGGTGCAGGTGCAGATGTAATAGTGTCTGATCAGTTCCCGGCTGGTTTACGGGTTCTGGTAGTGGATGATGACATCACTTGCTTGAGATTGCTTGAGAAAATGCTTCGCCGCTGCCTTTATCACGGTTAGTTTACCCTGTTTCCTATTCTGATTGCTCAATTTGAACAGAGATAGGCGTGGAAGGAGATGAATGGGGTTCTCCGGGGCTACTTTTTGATGCATGTTCATGTCTGGTGAGTGTGAGTGAGTTAAATTTGGATGGAAGTTGGTTAGTTACTGATAGAGATAGAATGATAGTTGCAAATTGGTAAGCTACCTTGCCCATAAGTTTACTGCAACTGGTGAAACCATTCAatcgaaattaaaaaaaaaaaaactagaacaaGTTTAGTCCCTTGCAAGTTGAAAACAGAGGTAACCAGATGAACTTTCATTGAACAAGTTAAGAAAGCTACACAAATCAATCCATATTGTTGATTTACTTGTCAATCccaataaattttttcttttcttatatcgCTCAAAATGCACTTGTAGTTCTTCTTTGCCAAATCTAAGcctaattgataaaaatttgaaaacattggTGTATACACTCAAAACCCAAGTTTGATCCTGCTGCAGAGTTGAGTCTCTGcaatttcaaaattgattttagcATGTTATGGAACGCATACTATAGAAATCTTCCCGCGCATGATAGAAACAATACCCAGCATTGATGTCACATCTCCGATCAGAGATagcagaagatgaagataatAGCTCACAGCAATTGCAAGATCATAGCCACCTAACTCAGGAAAGTGAAAAGATCAATGACTGAGTTATGGAGACAGATGAACCTTAGGCAAGGACACTGACCTCCTCGGTAGAAATCATCCCGtccatcctcttttttttttttttttttttgcatgaatgCAAAATTGGGCCCATGAGTCCGCACTCTGATGCTGCCTTGTTTCTCTCCGGATTACAAGACCATAATCCTCCTGAAGTTACGAATAAATCTCAATGGGAGCTCCACGGAGAAAACTGTTTATCCAAGTAACACAACCCAAAATTGGACCTCTGCCAGCAGAAGAGCATGAGATAAATTATTGCTTCGTGAGTAGTGATAATAGCACAAAAGTCAGTTCTTGGTATTATATCAAAGAACTATCCTCATATGGATTTTCAAGAAAACACAAGAATAAGATCCAGAAAACACTTcaattttaaaggtttttagACGTActtgtagaagaagaagagtttaAATCTAGAAACTAAATGCAATTTGACAACTTCCTATtgtaccaataaaaaatattttcattttatttgttgattgCAGTTACTACATGCTCCCAGGCCACAGCTGCTTTGAAACTTTTGAGGGAAAGGAAAGGCTGTTTTGATGTGGTACTAAGTGATGTCCATATGCCTGATATGGATGGATTTAAACTCCTTGAGCTTGTTGGGTTGGAAATGGACCTCCCAGTCATTAGTGAGTGTATATTCCTTTTTTTCTCAGTAAGGATCTCTAAGTTGTGTATCAAACTGTTGACACAATAATCTGTCCTGCAGTGATGTCTGCTGATGGGAGAACAAGTGCTGTAATGAGAGGAATCAGTCATGGAGCTTGTGATTACTTGATTAAACCTATACGTGAAGAAGAGCTCAAGAATATATGGCAACATGTTATTAGGAAAAAGTGGAATGAGAACAAAGAACAAGAACATTCTGGAAGCTTTGAGGATAGTGATCGGCATAAAAGAGGGAATGATGCTGAAAATGCATCTTCTGTTAGTGAAGGAGCAGAAGGAGTTTTGAAAGGCCAAAAGAAGAGGAGCATTGCtaaagatgaagatgatgcTGAACTTGAAAATGATGATCCCTCTGCATCAAAGAAACCACGTGTTGTGTGGTCAGTGGAGCTCCATCAGCAATTTGTCAGTGCTGTTAACCATCTTGGAATCGACAGTAAGATCTTTAATGATCATTCCCGTttaattgtttgtgtttttctatATGAGGAATAATttagatgtgtgtgtgtgtgtgtttgcatATGGTAGAAGAAAGATAGAATAGCATGAATAACTAGGACACAAATGAGGGAAAATAGTCCCACACAAATCTCCTAATTACAAGCTAAGACACCCTCTTGGAGGGAAACTAACATTAAAAGACCCAACAGTGAAGAAAAAGCATAATTCACTAACCAATCAACAATGATGGGCTTTAACCACCCATTCTCAAGCTAGAAGGCCACAAGTTTGCTGAATAAGAGGGTAGTTATCTGTAACAGCCATTCTAATAGCAAAAAAAGATGTATATTATACTTCGGAGATGAGACATGTAAATGCTTTAATGTCATTTCAGAGCTAAACTTGAGTGGCAATTGTATCTTTTGCTCAATGCAACTTTTTGGCTACCATTTCAGAGGCTGTACCTAAGCGAATTCTTGAGTTGATGAATGTGCCTGGTTTAACTAGAGAAAATGTTGCAAGTCATTTGcaggtttgtttttttccctactTCTCAATCTTCCATGATTCCTCGtgattctttccttttctttctttttttttttttaaaaaaaaaattcttgttttggggCTGGTCCCTCTGGGTTGTTCTCATGCAAGCATTGGACTTGTATCCTTGGTGCTCTAAAGGATGCCTTGTCTTATTTGTCTTCTTCTGTCACTGCCACATTCCATGCTGTTATACTTATCATATGACATGACAACAACCGATTGGGTTTGTGAATGAGTTTCATTTTGCTTTGAGAGGAATAGTACCATCAACATGACTTACTTAGATCAAGCATTCCGTGAGCAATAAAGGGGTAAAATGACACATCCTTTCATGTAGACCTTTTGCTGTTTATATTTTGCTATGTGAAGAAAGCACAATAAGTGttgctattttcttttgacaaaaaatataacCAATTGTCATAGATACTAGACCTGACTTAAGTGAAAGCATAGTGATCATACTTGATAAAAGTAATAGCATACatagaattgttttttactgTTTGCTTCATTTTTCATGTATTACTGCATGTTCAGGGTGAATGAATCATGGTTTGAGTCACCAAATAAGTTTCTAGTTGATCCTTCAATATTTAGTGAGGTTCATAATTCCCAATATACTTTTGGTTATTTCTTATCTACTAGTGCCTTTGGAatttaattttgagattttctACTGAATTTATGGATTGACTCTCAATTTCCTACATGCATTTTCATAGGATACTGCAATAACaattgaatttttagatttttaaatattaaatacaagAACGTGTCTTCATACAGAACAGTATGAAGTTATATTTCAACAATTCAGATGTATTGAAGTCATTCATTGTGTTAATAATACTCTTTAATTTGGCTTCTTCTGATATCAATTTTCAGAAGTTTAGACTATATTTGAAGAGATTAAGTGGGGTTGCACAACAAGGTGGGATTTCTAATACGTTCTGTGGACTGTTGGACTCAAATGTAAAACTTAATCCGCTTGGAAGATTTGACATCCAAGTTTTGGCCGCCTCTGGCCAGATTCCTCCACAAACATTAGCAGCACTGCATGCCGAGCTTTTTGGTCATCCTGCAGGCAGCATGGTAACAACAGTAGACCAACCAGCTCTTTTACAAGCATCCGTGCAGGGTCCAAAATGTATTCCTGCTGAACATGGTATGGCATTTGGTCAGCCATTAGTAAAATGTCAAACCAACATGTCTAAACATTTTCCACAAAATGTGGTCTCTGCTGAGGAAGTTGCTACAGGATTTGTAGCCTGGCCCTCTAACAGCGTTGGAACAGTAGGACCCATCAGCAATCTTGGAGGGATGAGCAGTAAAAATAGTAACATGTTAATGGACGTGGTGCAGCAGCAGAAACAGCAGCAACAATCACCACAGCTGCCATCATTACCAGAGCCTAGCCGTATAATTAATGTACAGCCATCTTGCCTTGTGGTCCCTTCCCAGTCATCAGCCACTTTTCAAGCTGGAAACAGTCCTGCTTCAGTCAATCAGAATTGCAGCTATAGCCGAAGTCCTATGATTGATTACAGTCTTCTGTCACCTCAATCAAATAATTCCTCATTGAATATTGGCCTAATATCAAATGGGGATCTCAAAACCACAGGTATAAGTGGGTACTCGGGCTCAGGTTCCATATCTCCTTTGTCATCATGCTCTGTAAATCCTGACAATACCTCTCAGCAAGGTCAAAGCTCAACCATGGCAATTCGAGCTGCAAGACAATTACCAGGACTTGGTCCTAATATCTCTAACTTCCAAGGTTCCTATGGTGCTAAGTCAAGTGAAGTGCTTGATCAAGGACCTCTTAGGAATCTTGGGTTTGTTGGTAAATGTACTAGCATTCCAAGTCGGTTGGCTGTGGATGAATTTGAATCAACAATGAGCAACTTggaacatgaaaaattatatatggagACAAACGGTAATGCAGTGAAGCAGGAGCCAAACGGTAATGCAGTGAAGCAGGAGCCAAACGTTGAATTTATGGATAATGCCAAAGTTCTCATCCCAATATTACCACAATTGCCCCCAACTACAAGTGATCTCATGAGTGTTTTCACAGAATAGGTAACTTGGCTACTTGGATATGACATAAATTTGTTTATCCTTATTGCCTGTATATGGGAATTTCAATATGCTGTTGTTGCTGATATCAATCTTACTTGGACTGGGGATTTTACTTCATTAACTTAGTCTGATCTAAATATACAATTTGGCTAGCTTCATAGTTTTCGCATGTGCTTAGGATCATAATGTGGTCTTTTCTGTGGAGCTAGCAATCTCACTTCACGAACTGTTTTGCCTGCAGAActaaattttagtttgtttcGCTGGCATTGGTGGATGTTACACTCTTCTCTTTCTGTCCTTTTAATACTACCTCACTAAATTATTCAAGATAGAAATACAAGTTGGTAGCACGAGTGTTTTGGATTATTATTACCTGAGTGGTCTAGTTGctcaaaaattcatttcttttagAGGACCATGCATCTTTTTATTGCTACTCTCCGATTTGGTTTAGACTATCTATCTTATGCTGTAACCAACTGGATGCGCCAGTGATAGAAAATTTCATTTCCACGAGAGCCATTTTATGTGTGCACATAGACTTATCAAATGTAGCATTTGTAGATGATTTCTTTGCTTTTGCTGTCACTGAGACGCTATTTTGCGATCACCATGTCTTTTTGTGATATGATTTGAAATCTCCATGAGAACTGCTTGTATGGTCTTTCATAGGCTGGTTCTCTAATCTAATTTCAATTCATTGCAGGTTTGTATTTGTGAGGTTCCCACAGCTAGAAAGAATTCATATCACCAAAGAGTTCAGGAGGAGTTCTAATCTTAATTCCCACGGGTAGAGCTAGAGCAGATTTGTTTCGTAGCACCAGATTCAAGTTGAAGTCCGGGTATTATTTATTGTAGACTTTCTATTTATGGTGCCTGCGTCAGGCGCACTGTGGAGCCTCCCCAGTATCCATCGTTTGgcaaatttatcattttgtGAGATTCCATTGAAATGCTGGGGTTGAAGTTGTAGAAGCACGAAGTGCTAGTATTATCTTCTAGTTAGCCTGTAGGCTGTAGGGAAAATAAGATTGTATCAGACCACAACTGCTTGAAATGCCTGTCCATCGTGAGGTATCTTGCCGCCATAATTATGTAGTTACGTGGTTTAATGatgataaatgttcatttttTAAACCATGCTTCTGATCCAGTATTTGTGCATTCCTTTCCCCCTTGTTCAACTGGAATTCCCTCCTTTAACgctcctttctctttctctatGTGTGACTTCTGAACCTTCCTAAGAGACTGCATAAACACTTGTCTTCCTCGATCTCTGTTTCGAACCAAATCTGGTCCCTGCTAGAATCAGCCTGTGTTACAAATGCAGAGAACCCAGGAAATTGCTTTGACCTAAATGAGGAAACCAGTTGGGAAGCTTGGTTCTTCCACTGAGGTAGCTTTCTTGTGATGTAGAAGTAGTGTGATTGTGCTggaagatattatttatatttatttatattttttttaatgttttatgaagataagttttatttttttaaaataaaaaaatatttactttagataatatttataatatatgctAATATTTATAACCTATATTATAATTATCGCGAGATAATCTAAATtgacttgatttattattttaatttattttttaatattgaattgagttaattaaaaattactttttttttagatttatcaaatcatataaattattaaaataattataaataaatatattaaaatataattcatgatattttaCTATTGAAATTCATGtaagacaaaaacaattatataaaaatcttattaccAATTTGTCTCTTCTAAAGTCTAAACAGCAACACATGAGAGATTGTTGAGTGCGTGTACAGGAAAACGAAGGgagagaaaaatcaaagcatataAAGGCTgcgtttatttttttgaaaagtagtttttgaaaaattattttataatttttatttatttatttattattaaaaaaaattgattaataaaaaatactttttagttaatgaaaaatacttttcagtcaaagaaaattttgacttggtttttaaaaagtttttttcttttattttgaacagaaaacactttctagaaattgtatataatttagaaatgtcatatattatttactgattatatcaaatttgatcctcaaatttttaattgctatatatataatatgtatatatattgttttgaacacttgtttttcaatttcatctcttgtaatttaatttttatattaattttgcttttcatttttataattggtatttttttttctcttatcaatttttaattgaaaattttgatttatcaaatttggtcctcattcttttgattgttacttattttatttaaaataatttatgaaatgttaattattattattttaatttttcatctttcaatttttttatttttaaatttgatttctattattttgattattatctattttattttaaataatttatgaaattatattttttttaattttattctcattcaactttttaatttgtaagatttgtttcttattattttaacaaacttgaaaaaattaaaacattaataagttattttccagtttatttttcataacataactattataaaatattttccaatttatttttattatactactaaacatcaaaaaaaataatttattttttttttaaaaaatatttttttagtaaacaaaCGGGAACGGATGGTTGTTTGATTATTCTTTCACACTCATCGTTGCGTACGTGGCCAATCCACAACCGGTTTTTTAACTTGACTCCCCGCTGCCGTTAAGTGAGAGGAAAACGTTTGCTTTCGTTCATGGGCTTAACGAACAACTACGGCGCATATTTTACTCTAATCAGGGCCTCATGTTTTAGTTGTGTCCACTAATCATTAACACCATCCATATACATCCTGTTAATTAACTTACGAAAACATTCAAGACTCGGTCCCTTTTATAAAtggaataaaagaaaatcaagattaataatgtataagaaataaaataataatcttagattttaaataatagattaataaatccaaacaaaaaaaagtatacaaaaataataatcttatattttaaataatagattatttttttttaccttggtttttattttatttgtgctCATCTTtctggatttgtttttaaactttttatccCTTACTTTATATCATCCTCGACtttcttgaaaactgagagcatgTTGCAAGCGGTGTTCCAAAGTTAACGGAAGGACTAACGGTGTAGCTAGACTTGAAGTACAGGGATGAAGATATATTGTTGATAAGGAACTCCTTCAGAAAAACTCAAGAGTACAGGGACTTCCGAAGTTCCAGGCTCGTTAATCCTTCGAATTTTGACAAAAGGGCTGTGCAGAGTAATAATCATCGAGTCACTTTCCCGTCCCAACTCTTTTGTCCTTTTAGTGTGGTCTCTGATTCCTTTTGTCCTCGGGAACTCTGTCCTTCACATGCTCTTTTCCCCTTCCTCGCCGGTGTCTGGCGAATTTTAATGCTTTAGACTTTGAGACCTGCCGACGCCATACCGTTCTCTTTTTTTGAAGCCGTAGCAGACAGGCTTCTGCTAGTATCATCAGCCTTCCTGCCTATAATGGACAAAACCCAACAAATAATTGCACTGACCCAGCTGAGGAAATCAGTTGAAAAGCTTGGTTCTTCCACCGAGGTAGGTACCTTTCACATAATTCACCAACTCTAACACACATGGCATATACTTGCGCCTGTCCTTGAATGTATCGGTTCTTGATTTTCGAAAATTTGCATTTGTAGAAGTATGGGGACCCAACGCTGGTGAGGTTCTTAATTGCAAGATCAATGGACCCGGAAAAGGCAGCAAAGATGTTTGCGCAGTGGCTGAAATGGAGGGCTGCTTTTGTTCCAAACGGCTCTATCCCAGATTCTGAAGTTCAGGATGAATTGAGACCAAGAAAAGTCTTTTTGCAGGGTCTGTCAAGGGATGGATATCCAGTGTTGCTCGTGAAAGCAAACAAGCACTTTCCCTCGAAG from Populus alba chromosome 8, ASM523922v2, whole genome shotgun sequence encodes the following:
- the LOC118054330 gene encoding two-component response regulator ORR21 isoform X1; translation: MAALQRVASSLGTSASTYGSCKGAGADVIVSDQFPAGLRVLVVDDDITCLRLLEKMLRRCLYHVTTCSQATAALKLLRERKGCFDVVLSDVHMPDMDGFKLLELVGLEMDLPVIMMSADGRTSAVMRGISHGACDYLIKPIREEELKNIWQHVIRKKWNENKEQEHSGSFEDSDRHKRGNDAENASSVSEGAEGVLKGQKKRSIAKDEDDAELENDDPSASKKPRVVWSVELHQQFVSAVNHLGIDKAVPKRILELMNVPGLTRENVASHLQKFRLYLKRLSGVAQQGGISNTFCGLLDSNVKLNPLGRFDIQVLAASGQIPPQTLAALHAELFGHPAGSMVTTVDQPALLQASVQGPKCIPAEHGMAFGQPLVKCQTNMSKHFPQNVVSAEEVATGFVAWPSNSVGTVGPISNLGGMSSKNSNMLMDVVQQQKQQQQSPQLPSLPEPSRIINVQPSCLVVPSQSSATFQAGNSPASVNQNCSYSRSPMIDYSLLSPQSNNSSLNIGLISNGDLKTTGISGYSGSGSISPLSSCSVNPDNTSQQGQSSTMAIRAARQLPGLGPNISNFQGSYGAKSSEVLDQGPLRNLGFVGKCTSIPSRLAVDEFESTMSNLEHEKLYMETNGNAVKQEPNGNAVKQEPNVEFMDNAKVLIPILPQLPPTTSDLMSVFTE
- the LOC118054330 gene encoding two-component response regulator ORR21 isoform X2 — its product is MFMSVTTCSQATAALKLLRERKGCFDVVLSDVHMPDMDGFKLLELVGLEMDLPVIMMSADGRTSAVMRGISHGACDYLIKPIREEELKNIWQHVIRKKWNENKEQEHSGSFEDSDRHKRGNDAENASSVSEGAEGVLKGQKKRSIAKDEDDAELENDDPSASKKPRVVWSVELHQQFVSAVNHLGIDKAVPKRILELMNVPGLTRENVASHLQKFRLYLKRLSGVAQQGGISNTFCGLLDSNVKLNPLGRFDIQVLAASGQIPPQTLAALHAELFGHPAGSMVTTVDQPALLQASVQGPKCIPAEHGMAFGQPLVKCQTNMSKHFPQNVVSAEEVATGFVAWPSNSVGTVGPISNLGGMSSKNSNMLMDVVQQQKQQQQSPQLPSLPEPSRIINVQPSCLVVPSQSSATFQAGNSPASVNQNCSYSRSPMIDYSLLSPQSNNSSLNIGLISNGDLKTTGISGYSGSGSISPLSSCSVNPDNTSQQGQSSTMAIRAARQLPGLGPNISNFQGSYGAKSSEVLDQGPLRNLGFVGKCTSIPSRLAVDEFESTMSNLEHEKLYMETNGNAVKQEPNGNAVKQEPNVEFMDNAKVLIPILPQLPPTTSDLMSVFTE